One Pirellulales bacterium genomic window, TTCGCCAATTTTGCCGAGGCCATGGCCGAGGGACGCGGCAAGGCCCAGGCCGATGCCTTGCGCCGTGCCCGCCGCGACGTGATGGCCAAGAAATTGCGCGAGCCGAAGCGTGACGCGCGGCGCGAATCGGTCGCGGCGACCACGTTGCGCAAGGGGGACGTGATCCTGGTCGAAGCCGGCGATCAGATTCCCGCCGATGGCGAAGTGCTGGAAGGGATCGCATCGATCGACGAGAGCGCGATCACGGGCGAAAGCGCCCCGGTCATTCGCGAGAGCGGCGGCGACCGCAGTAGCGTCACGGGCGGCACGCGGATCCTTTCCGATTGGCTGATCGTCCGCGTCGGTGCCAACCCTGGCGAGACGTTTCTCGACCGCATGATCAACCTGGTGGAGGGGGCGAAGCGTCAGAAGACGCCCAACGAGATTGCCCTCGATATTCTGCTCGCGGCGTTGACGATCGTCTTCTTGCTGGCTTGCGTTACGCTATTGCCGTTTTCCTTGTACAGCGTGAAGGCGGCAGGGCAGGGGACGCCGATTACCGTGACCGTGCTCGTGGCGCTCTTGGTGTGCTTGATTCCCACGACGATCGGAGGCCTGCTGTCGGCCATTGGCATTGCCGGTATGGATCGTATGATTCAGGCCAACGTCATTGCCACGAGCGGCCGGGCCGTCGAGGCTGCCGGGGACGTCGATGTTTTGCTTCTAGATAAAACCGGCACCATCACGCTGGGCAATCGCCAGGCGGTCGAATTCACGCCGGCCGACGGCGTCGATCTGCAGACGCTGGCCGAAGCGGCGCAACTATCGTCGCTGCCCGACGAAACGCCCGAGGGACGCAGCATCGTCGTCTTGGCCAAAGAGAAATACGGCCTGCGCGGCCGCGAACTCGATGGCCAGGCGGAGTTTATTCCGTTCTCGGCGCAGACGCGCATCAGCGGCGTCAATCTCGATGGCCGCCATTTGCGCAAGGGAGCCGTGGACGCCATCGATTCCTACGTCGCTCAGCACGGCGGCGCGCTTCCAGATACCTTGCGTGCGCGGGTCGACGCGATCGGCAA contains:
- the kdpB gene encoding potassium-transporting ATPase subunit KdpB, with translation MAKQVQAKPLFDPAIVRRALVESFKKLDPRRQVRNPVMFTVLVGSVLTSILWVQALVGTGEAPARFILAISVWLWFTVLFANFAEAMAEGRGKAQADALRRARRDVMAKKLREPKRDARRESVAATTLRKGDVILVEAGDQIPADGEVLEGIASIDESAITGESAPVIRESGGDRSSVTGGTRILSDWLIVRVGANPGETFLDRMINLVEGAKRQKTPNEIALDILLAALTIVFLLACVTLLPFSLYSVKAAGQGTPITVTVLVALLVCLIPTTIGGLLSAIGIAGMDRMIQANVIATSGRAVEAAGDVDVLLLDKTGTITLGNRQAVEFTPADGVDLQTLAEAAQLSSLPDETPEGRSIVVLAKEKYGLRGRELDGQAEFIPFSAQTRISGVNLDGRHLRKGAVDAIDSYVAQHGGALPDTLRARVDAIGKQGGTPLVVAENNRALGVIYLKDIVKGGIKDRFSQLRQMGIKTVMITGDNPLTAAAIAAEAGVDDFLAQATPETKLKLIRDYQAGGRLVAMTGDGTNDSPALAQADVAVAMNSGTQAAKEAGNMVDLDSNPTKLLEIVEVGKQLLMTRGCLTTFSIANDVAKYFAILPALFLVAYPELAPLNIMHLTSPFSAILSAVIFNAIIIIALIPLALRGVAYRPIGAAAMLRRNLFLYGLGGVIVPFAGIKLIDLLINAVHLV